From one Comamonas piscis genomic stretch:
- the uvrB gene encoding excinuclease ABC subunit UvrB, whose product MHEVTPEAPREGEFIQYPGSPFTLFQPYPPAGDQPAAIDGLVEGIDDGEAFQTLLGVTGSGKTFTMANVIARTGRPAIVFAPNKTLAAQLYSEFREFFPKNAVEYFVSYYDYYQPEAYVPQRDLFIEKDSAINEHIEQMRLSATKSVLERRDTIVVATVSAIYGIGSPESYTKMRFILRVGDELSQRDAIAQLVRMQYKRNDADFSRGIFRVRGDTIDVFPSEHSEMAVRIELFDDEVESLQLFDPLTGRVRQKVPRFTIYPSSHYVTPRDQVLLAIETIKEELALRLKHLVGEGKLVEAQRLEQRTRFDLEMLTEVGHCKGIENYSRHLSGAAPGDPPPTMTDYMPKDALMFLDESHQMIGQLNAMYNGDKARKTTLVEYGFRLPSALDNRPLKFVEFEQRMRQVVFVSATPAEYEKTHAGKVVEQVVRPTGLVDPEVEVRPATHQVDDVLQEIHLRTKVHERVLITTLTKRMAEQLTEYLTDNGVKVRYLHSDVETVERVEIIRDLRLGTFDVLVGINLLREGLDIPEVSLVAILDADKEGFLRAERSLIQTIGRAARNVNGKAILYADRITDSMRKAMDETSRRREKQMAFNEANGIVPRTIVKQVRDLIDGVYSTKASDDMDRAEKVAMSRARVEDMSEKEIAKEIKRLEKQMLEAARNLEFEAAAQARDQLTILKQRAFGGASPEAGNTRSL is encoded by the coding sequence ATGCACGAAGTCACTCCAGAGGCACCCCGCGAGGGGGAATTCATCCAATATCCCGGCTCTCCATTCACATTGTTCCAGCCATACCCCCCGGCGGGCGACCAGCCGGCGGCCATTGACGGGCTGGTGGAAGGCATTGATGACGGTGAGGCCTTTCAGACCTTGCTGGGCGTTACGGGCTCGGGCAAAACCTTCACGATGGCCAATGTGATTGCGCGCACCGGGCGCCCCGCCATTGTGTTTGCGCCCAATAAAACCTTGGCCGCGCAGCTGTACAGCGAGTTCCGTGAGTTCTTTCCCAAGAACGCCGTCGAGTACTTTGTCAGCTATTACGACTACTACCAGCCCGAGGCCTATGTGCCCCAGCGCGATCTGTTCATTGAAAAGGACAGCGCCATCAACGAGCACATTGAGCAGATGCGCCTGTCAGCCACCAAGAGCGTGCTGGAGCGGCGCGACACCATCGTGGTCGCCACCGTCTCGGCCATCTATGGTATTGGCTCGCCCGAGTCCTATACCAAGATGCGCTTTATCCTGCGGGTGGGCGATGAGCTGAGCCAGCGCGATGCGATTGCGCAGCTGGTGCGCATGCAGTACAAGCGCAATGATGCGGATTTCTCGCGCGGCATCTTCCGCGTGCGGGGCGACACGATTGACGTTTTTCCGTCGGAGCACAGCGAAATGGCGGTGCGCATTGAGCTGTTCGATGACGAGGTCGAAAGCCTGCAGCTGTTTGACCCGCTGACCGGCCGCGTGCGCCAGAAGGTGCCGCGCTTCACCATCTACCCCAGCAGCCACTATGTGACGCCGCGCGACCAGGTGCTGCTGGCCATCGAGACCATCAAGGAAGAGTTGGCCCTGCGCCTCAAGCACCTGGTGGGCGAGGGCAAGCTGGTGGAAGCCCAGCGCCTGGAGCAGCGCACCCGGTTTGACCTGGAGATGCTCACCGAGGTGGGCCACTGCAAGGGCATTGAGAACTACAGCCGCCACCTCTCGGGCGCGGCGCCCGGCGATCCGCCGCCCACCATGACGGACTACATGCCCAAGGACGCACTGATGTTCCTGGACGAGAGCCATCAGATGATTGGCCAGCTCAACGCCATGTACAACGGCGACAAGGCACGCAAGACCACCTTGGTGGAATATGGCTTTCGCCTGCCCAGCGCGCTGGACAACCGGCCGCTGAAGTTTGTCGAGTTCGAGCAGCGCATGCGCCAGGTGGTGTTCGTATCGGCCACGCCGGCCGAGTACGAGAAGACCCATGCTGGTAAGGTGGTCGAGCAGGTGGTGCGGCCCACCGGCCTGGTTGACCCGGAGGTGGAAGTGCGCCCCGCCACCCACCAGGTGGATGATGTGCTGCAAGAGATCCATTTGCGCACCAAGGTGCATGAGCGGGTGTTGATCACCACCTTGACCAAGCGCATGGCCGAGCAGCTAACCGAGTACCTCACTGACAACGGCGTCAAGGTGCGCTACCTGCACTCGGATGTGGAGACGGTCGAGCGGGTCGAGATCATCCGGGATTTGCGCCTGGGCACCTTTGATGTGCTGGTCGGTATCAACCTGCTGCGCGAAGGCCTGGATATTCCCGAGGTGTCGCTGGTGGCGATTCTGGATGCGGACAAAGAGGGCTTTTTGCGCGCGGAGCGCAGCTTGATCCAGACCATTGGCCGTGCGGCGCGTAACGTCAACGGCAAGGCCATTCTGTATGCGGACCGCATCACCGATTCGATGCGCAAGGCTATGGACGAAACCAGCCGCCGCCGTGAAAAACAAATGGCCTTTAATGAGGCCAATGGCATCGTGCCGCGCACGATTGTCAAACAGGTGCGGGATTTGATCGACGGCGTCTACAGCACCAAGGCCAGCGACGACATGGACCGGGCAGAAAAGGTGGCCATGAGCCGCGCCCGGGTCGAGGACATGTCCGAGAAAGAGATTGCCAAGGAAATCAAACGCCTGGAAAAGCAGATGCTGGAGGCCGCGCGCAATCTGGAATTCGAGGCAGCAGCGCAGGCCCGCGACCAATTAACCATTTTGAAACAAAGGGCA
- a CDS encoding amino acid aminotransferase, with protein MSLFSSVEMAPRDPILGLNEQYAADTNPSKVNLGVGVYFDDNGKLPLLQCVQAAEKAMMDKPTPRGYLPIDGIVAYDNAVKALVFGADSEVVTSGRVATVQAVGGTGGLKIGADFLKRLNPQAKVLISDPSWENHRAIFQNAGFEVGNYRYYDAANRAIDFDGMIADLNAAAAGTVAVLHACCHNPTGYDITAAQWDKVVEVVKAKNLVAFLDMAYQGFGHGIAEDGAVIGKFIAAGLNIFVSTSFSKSFSLYGERVGALSVVASDKEEASRVLSQLKVVIRTNYSNPPTHGGAVVAAVLNNPELRALWEKELGEMRVRIKEMRQKLVDGLKAAGVKQDMSFITTQIGMFSYSGLSKDQMVRLRSEFGVYGTDTGRMCVAALNSKNIEHVCASIAKVVA; from the coding sequence ATGTCTCTTTTCTCTTCCGTCGAAATGGCCCCACGCGACCCTATCCTGGGTCTCAATGAGCAGTATGCCGCCGACACCAACCCCAGCAAAGTGAACCTGGGCGTGGGTGTGTATTTCGACGACAACGGCAAGCTGCCGCTGCTGCAGTGCGTGCAAGCCGCCGAGAAAGCCATGATGGACAAGCCCACCCCGCGTGGCTACCTGCCTATCGACGGTATCGTTGCCTATGACAATGCCGTCAAGGCGCTGGTGTTTGGTGCTGACTCGGAAGTCGTCACCTCCGGCCGCGTGGCCACCGTGCAAGCCGTGGGCGGCACCGGCGGCCTGAAGATCGGTGCAGATTTCTTGAAGCGCCTGAACCCACAAGCCAAGGTGCTGATCTCGGACCCGAGCTGGGAAAACCACCGCGCCATCTTCCAAAACGCCGGCTTTGAAGTGGGCAACTACCGCTACTACGACGCGGCCAACCGCGCCATCGATTTTGACGGCATGATTGCCGACCTGAACGCTGCCGCCGCTGGCACCGTGGCCGTGCTGCATGCCTGCTGCCACAACCCTACCGGCTACGACATCACCGCTGCCCAGTGGGACAAGGTCGTTGAAGTCGTCAAGGCCAAGAACCTGGTCGCCTTCCTGGACATGGCCTACCAAGGCTTTGGCCACGGCATCGCTGAAGACGGTGCCGTGATTGGCAAGTTCATCGCCGCCGGCCTGAACATTTTTGTCTCGACCTCGTTCTCCAAGAGCTTCTCGCTCTACGGTGAGCGCGTGGGCGCGCTGTCCGTGGTCGCCAGCGACAAGGAAGAAGCCAGCCGTGTGCTGAGCCAGCTCAAGGTCGTCATCCGCACCAACTACTCCAACCCACCTACCCATGGTGGCGCTGTGGTGGCCGCCGTGCTGAACAACCCCGAGCTGCGCGCGCTGTGGGAAAAGGAACTGGGCGAAATGCGTGTGCGCATCAAGGAAATGCGCCAAAAGCTGGTGGATGGCCTCAAGGCCGCTGGCGTGAAGCAAGATATGAGCTTCATCACCACCCAGATCGGCATGTTCTCGTACTCCGGCCTCAGCAAGGACCAAATGGTGCGCCTGCGCTCCGAGTTTGGCGTGTACGGCACGGACACCGGCCGCATGTGCGTGGCCGCGCTCAACAGCAAAAACATCGAGCACGTCTGCGCATCGATCGCCAAGGTCGTCGCTTAA
- a CDS encoding GlsB/YeaQ/YmgE family stress response membrane protein: MSIIGTIFVGLIVGLIARAIKPGDDKMGWIMTILLGIAGSLLAGYAGVAMGWYQQGEAAGWIASIVGAIILLVLYGLIRKR; this comes from the coding sequence ATGTCGATCATTGGAACCATTTTTGTAGGCCTGATCGTTGGCCTGATTGCACGCGCCATCAAGCCCGGTGACGACAAGATGGGCTGGATCATGACCATCCTGCTGGGTATTGCCGGCTCGCTGCTGGCTGGCTACGCTGGCGTTGCCATGGGCTGGTACCAGCAGGGCGAGGCCGCAGGATGGATTGCCTCCATTGTGGGCGCCATCATCTTGCTGGTGCTTTACGGCCTGATCCGCAAGCGCTAA
- a CDS encoding isochorismatase family protein, producing MLLDIEESQLVLVDYQEKLMPAIFDGAQVLKNATLLAKVALQLQVPVFGTEQNPSKLGPNAAELRGLCDKTLAKMFFSAVPEGLNEWLRPPAKPQGGNARSLPKHLQKPQQAAPERNSIIIAGCEAHVCLLQTALELLEDEFDVCVVTDACSSRTERNRDAAFDRLAGAGAELVTTEMVVFEWLRSCEHEDFRDILQLIK from the coding sequence ATGCTTTTAGATATTGAAGAATCCCAGCTTGTGCTGGTCGACTACCAGGAAAAACTGATGCCCGCCATTTTTGATGGTGCGCAGGTGTTGAAGAACGCCACACTCCTGGCAAAGGTAGCCTTACAACTGCAGGTACCCGTGTTCGGTACCGAGCAGAACCCCAGCAAGCTGGGGCCCAATGCTGCAGAGCTGCGCGGGTTGTGCGACAAGACCCTGGCCAAGATGTTTTTCAGCGCCGTGCCTGAGGGACTGAACGAGTGGCTGCGCCCACCTGCCAAACCCCAAGGCGGCAATGCCCGCAGCCTCCCCAAGCACCTGCAAAAGCCGCAGCAAGCCGCGCCAGAGCGCAACAGCATCATCATTGCCGGCTGCGAAGCCCATGTCTGCCTGCTGCAAACCGCACTGGAACTGCTGGAAGACGAGTTCGATGTCTGCGTGGTGACCGACGCCTGCAGCAGCCGCACCGAGCGCAACCGCGATGCCGCCTTTGACCGCCTGGCCGGCGCCGGCGCCGAGCTGGTCACCACCGAGATGGTGGTCTTTGAATGGCTGCGCAGCTGCGAGCACGAAGACTTCCGCGATATCTTGCAGCTGATCAAATAA
- a CDS encoding C40 family peptidase: protein MSPKWICTLIVAASVSAHAAPESEHKPSDLDLLLGIGQSSLSKLDSVHHQVKDQANVLISNALSLIGVPYRRGGNSAETGFDCSGLVRAVYAESWGKILPRRAEEQAAATDKIEKAELKPGDLVFFNTMRRAFSHVGIYMGDGKFIHSPRTGKTVRVENMDIAYWEKRFDGARRVELSDEARAKLMEQVNLDGAEAQDLIGRVMSKTTMRLN, encoded by the coding sequence ATGTCACCGAAATGGATTTGCACCCTCATCGTCGCCGCGTCTGTCAGCGCACATGCCGCCCCCGAGAGCGAACACAAGCCATCCGATCTGGATTTGCTGCTGGGCATTGGCCAAAGCAGTTTGTCCAAGCTCGATTCGGTGCATCACCAGGTCAAGGACCAGGCGAATGTGCTGATCAGCAATGCACTGAGCCTGATCGGCGTGCCTTATCGCCGTGGCGGTAACAGCGCAGAGACGGGGTTTGATTGCAGCGGTTTAGTGCGTGCTGTGTATGCGGAGAGCTGGGGCAAGATCTTGCCGCGCCGCGCAGAAGAGCAGGCCGCAGCGACTGACAAGATTGAAAAAGCGGAGCTCAAGCCCGGTGATCTGGTATTCTTCAACACCATGCGCCGGGCTTTCAGCCATGTGGGGATCTATATGGGGGATGGCAAGTTCATCCACTCACCCCGCACCGGAAAGACGGTTCGTGTCGAGAACATGGATATCGCCTACTGGGAAAAGCGTTTTGATGGCGCCCGCCGCGTGGAACTGAGCGATGAAGCGCGTGCCAAGCTGATGGAGCAAGTCAACCTGGATGGTGCGGAGGCACAGGACCTGATTGGCCGCGTGATGTCCAAGACTACGATGCGCCTGAACTGA
- a CDS encoding GFA family protein — protein MLIHGACHCQAVRFTALIDPAQVSVCHCTDCQVLSGAPMRAIVKAAIADFSLQGVVRAYTKTAQSGQRREQVFCPDCGTPLYGCGVQNPDFVVIRLGCVEERAQLPPQRQIWTASTMPWLSDCVAQSGPA, from the coding sequence ATGCTCATCCACGGCGCATGCCACTGCCAAGCGGTTCGCTTTACCGCCCTGATTGATCCAGCCCAGGTCAGCGTTTGCCATTGCACGGATTGCCAAGTGCTGTCGGGCGCGCCCATGCGGGCCATTGTGAAAGCCGCCATCGCCGACTTTTCGCTGCAAGGGGTCGTGCGCGCCTATACCAAGACGGCCCAAAGCGGTCAGCGCCGCGAACAGGTCTTTTGCCCCGATTGCGGAACACCGCTTTATGGCTGCGGCGTGCAGAACCCGGACTTCGTCGTGATTCGGCTGGGCTGTGTAGAGGAGCGGGCACAGCTGCCACCACAGCGGCAGATATGGACGGCATCCACGATGCCTTGGCTGAGCGACTGCGTGGCGCAGTCCGGGCCTGCATGA
- a CDS encoding DUF523 domain-containing protein, producing MLNRALPKVLVSGCLLGQPVRYDGSHKGAQHPVLDGWLAKQQVISICPEMAAGLPTPRLAAEIVGGSAIAVLRHTAQVRDSAGNDVTAAFVQGAQLALQLVQRHGIRVAVLKEFSPSCGSSQIYDGQFSGHTVPGEGLASSLLRQAGVAVFNEYQWDEAARQLEAYAV from the coding sequence ATGCTAAACCGCGCACTCCCCAAGGTGCTGGTCAGCGGATGCCTGCTGGGCCAGCCCGTTCGCTATGACGGCAGCCACAAAGGCGCGCAGCACCCGGTGCTGGACGGCTGGCTGGCAAAGCAGCAGGTCATCAGTATCTGCCCGGAGATGGCGGCGGGCTTGCCCACGCCCAGGCTAGCTGCCGAGATCGTGGGCGGCAGCGCCATCGCGGTGCTGCGCCATACCGCCCAGGTGCGCGACAGCGCCGGCAACGATGTGACCGCCGCCTTTGTGCAGGGCGCCCAACTCGCGCTGCAGCTGGTGCAGCGCCATGGCATTCGGGTGGCGGTGCTGAAGGAGTTCAGCCCAAGCTGCGGCTCCAGCCAGATCTATGACGGGCAGTTTTCCGGCCACACCGTGCCGGGCGAAGGCCTCGCCAGCAGCTTGTTGCGCCAAGCCGGCGTGGCGGTTTTTAACGAGTACCAATGGGACGAAGCGGCCCGGCAACTGGAGGCCTATGCTGTTTGA
- a CDS encoding cold shock and DUF1294 domain-containing protein, protein MLFEGILHTWNDDRGFGFISPDGGGPKVFVHISAFQTSAIRPQARQRLSYVLEKPAGDKLRASRAKVLGDNMDNHELASKPQPQRQRPPTQRKQRQMASAPTSSGAGLLLIPALAVLLLVLGLLFGSTWRAAGWYVLASVVTFAWYAWDKSSAKQGHWRTPEKHLLMLGLVGGWPGAVLAQQWLRHKSSKREFLHMFWLTVVVNLVGLCLLFSPLGQRLGLPVLW, encoded by the coding sequence ATGCTGTTTGAAGGCATCCTGCACACCTGGAATGACGACCGTGGCTTTGGCTTTATCAGTCCCGATGGCGGTGGCCCCAAAGTATTTGTGCATATCTCTGCCTTCCAAACCAGCGCCATACGCCCGCAGGCTCGCCAACGGCTGAGCTATGTACTGGAGAAGCCAGCAGGCGACAAGCTGCGTGCTAGCCGTGCCAAGGTACTGGGGGACAACATGGACAACCACGAGCTAGCAAGCAAGCCCCAGCCACAACGCCAGCGCCCACCCACGCAGCGCAAGCAACGCCAGATGGCCAGCGCCCCCACATCCAGCGGCGCAGGCTTGCTGCTTATTCCTGCACTGGCCGTGCTGCTGCTGGTGCTGGGCCTGCTCTTTGGTTCCACCTGGCGGGCAGCGGGCTGGTATGTGCTGGCCTCGGTGGTCACCTTTGCCTGGTATGCCTGGGACAAATCGTCTGCCAAACAAGGGCATTGGCGTACCCCAGAAAAGCACCTGCTGATGCTCGGTTTGGTGGGAGGCTGGCCAGGCGCTGTGCTGGCCCAGCAATGGCTGCGCCATAAATCCAGCAAGCGGGAGTTTTTGCACATGTTCTGGCTGACCGTGGTGGTCAACTTGGTGGGCCTGTGCCTGCTGTTCTCTCCGCTGGGTCAGCGCCTGGGCCTGCCGGTGCTCTGGTAG
- the mnmH gene encoding tRNA 2-selenouridine(34) synthase MnmH, which translates to MSHRQPVRISDIAQFHTIVDARSPAEFALDRIPGAINCPVLSDEERAEIGTIYKQVSPFEAKRLGAAYVSANLARHLHDTFHDRPANWKPLVYCWRGGLRSGSMVTWLRLVGWDAQQLAGGYKGFRGHVIEQIDSLVPRLQLRVLCGATGSAKTRVLHALAAQGAQVMDLEGYASHKGSLLGHLPGVEQPSQKHFETLMATQMAQFDLSRPVYIEGESAKIGRIAVPLALVDRMRQAPIIEIDASVPARLAYLLRDYAYLGADAGLLATKLGYLKELQGKEVVGRWQGWAAQGALEPLFSELMALHYDPHYERSQARNFAQWALRQTLLADDLSDSSIDQLAAQIRQRDL; encoded by the coding sequence ATGTCCCATCGCCAGCCCGTTCGCATCAGCGACATTGCCCAGTTCCACACCATTGTTGATGCCCGTTCTCCGGCCGAGTTTGCGCTCGACCGCATCCCCGGCGCCATCAACTGCCCCGTGCTCAGTGATGAGGAACGCGCCGAGATTGGCACCATCTACAAGCAAGTCAGCCCCTTTGAGGCCAAGCGCCTGGGCGCGGCTTATGTGAGCGCCAACCTGGCGCGCCACCTGCACGACACCTTCCATGACCGGCCCGCCAACTGGAAGCCGCTGGTGTACTGCTGGCGCGGTGGGCTGCGCAGCGGCTCCATGGTGACCTGGCTGCGCCTGGTGGGCTGGGATGCGCAGCAGCTGGCGGGTGGCTACAAAGGCTTTCGCGGCCATGTGATTGAGCAGATCGACAGTTTGGTGCCCCGCCTGCAGCTGCGGGTGCTTTGCGGCGCCACGGGCAGCGCCAAAACCCGGGTGCTACATGCCTTGGCGGCGCAGGGTGCGCAGGTGATGGACTTGGAAGGCTATGCCAGCCACAAGGGCTCGTTGCTCGGCCACCTGCCCGGCGTGGAGCAGCCCAGCCAGAAGCATTTCGAGACCTTGATGGCGACGCAAATGGCGCAGTTCGATCTGAGCCGGCCGGTCTATATCGAAGGTGAGAGCGCCAAGATCGGACGCATTGCCGTGCCCCTGGCCTTGGTGGACCGCATGCGCCAGGCACCCATCATCGAGATCGATGCCTCGGTACCCGCGCGGCTGGCCTATCTGCTGCGTGACTACGCCTACCTGGGCGCGGACGCCGGGCTGCTGGCCACCAAGCTGGGCTACCTCAAGGAGCTGCAGGGCAAGGAGGTCGTAGGACGCTGGCAGGGCTGGGCCGCGCAAGGTGCGCTGGAGCCGCTGTTTTCAGAGTTGATGGCTTTGCATTACGACCCGCACTACGAACGCAGCCAGGCGCGCAATTTTGCGCAGTGGGCGCTGCGCCAGACCCTGCTGGCCGACGATCTGTCAGATAGCAGCATCGACCAGTTGGCCGCGCAGATCCGGCAGCGCGATCTTTGA
- a CDS encoding GNAT family N-acetyltransferase: MTQRLWVRCTHDRHAPAILAILNDAIVNSTALYDYQPRNADNMRSWFDAKLRGGYPVIGVEDSAGELLGFASYGAFRAYPAYKYTMEHSVYVRTDQRGKGLGLQLMQAIIEEARLNDVHALVGAIDAANAGSIALHERLGFKSVGLMPQVGFKFGRWLDLALYQLLLPTPAKPVDG; the protein is encoded by the coding sequence ATGACTCAGAGACTTTGGGTGCGCTGCACCCATGACCGGCATGCGCCGGCGATTTTGGCGATTCTGAACGACGCCATCGTCAACAGCACCGCGCTGTATGACTACCAGCCCCGCAATGCTGACAATATGCGCAGCTGGTTTGATGCCAAGCTGAGAGGCGGCTACCCCGTGATTGGCGTTGAGGACTCGGCGGGTGAGCTGCTGGGCTTTGCCAGCTATGGAGCTTTCCGCGCTTACCCGGCCTATAAGTACACGATGGAACATTCGGTCTATGTGCGCACAGACCAGCGCGGCAAAGGTCTGGGTTTGCAGCTGATGCAGGCCATCATCGAAGAGGCACGTTTGAATGATGTGCATGCGCTGGTGGGCGCGATTGATGCGGCCAACGCCGGCTCAATCGCCTTGCATGAGCGGCTGGGTTTCAAGTCGGTTGGCTTGATGCCCCAGGTGGGCTTTAAATTTGGGCGCTGGCTGGACCTGGCTTTGTACCAGTTGCTGCTGCCCACGCCGGCCAAGCCGGTGGATGGCTAA